A region of the Phaeodactylum tricornutum CCAP 1055/1 chromosome 1, whole genome shotgun sequence genome:
TTCCTCAAGAGAGTATTTCGCGATGATCACAATCAGTAGGCGTGGAGGTCCCTTTGGTAAGGTTGTTTGCTGTGCTCACACAACAATACATAAGTATAAAATCTAGGCATGATAATCAGCCAATAAAAAGCTCCCTGTCGTTTTGTTTTCTTACAATAACGGTACCACGCGACGTCGCTTTGTGAGCTGGTGTAACAAAAAGAGCATTCCCACAAAAGAGAAGTTTTTTTTTTGCGAGACATATGCCGATACGCAAATAATGCAAGCAACAACCACAAAGAGGTGTATAGAATTAGCAATGGGCGTATCCGAATAAATGTTACAGAAAGACGACTGACCATGGGAGGCTGTCATTACACAACCTTAGGAGTTACCAAAAATTCGAGCACGGAAGACATTAAGGCGGCTTTCCGGAAGCTATCGAAAGAAACGCATCCGGATGTGGCCGGTCCCAAGGCAAATCCGGAGCGCTTTCGGCAAATTTCTGAGGCGGCATCGGTCCTGTCCAGTTCGAAAACGCGACAAATCTACGATCTCAAAATGGAGGGGGCGGGACGATTCGGTGCCGGCATCCGACACGAAGAAGCGTTTGCAGGAAAGCTGTACGAACAATTCGGCAAAGGATACAGGCAACAACGACCTACCTCGCATACGCAAGTATTTGTATCGACTCTTTTCCGCCCGCGGAATCTACTTTTCGGGACCGTCGCGGTTCTAGTTACTGCGAAGGCATCATCGTACATGATAGGGGAGGGCGGTAATAGGCCAGTGTCTGAGGGAGAGCAAATGGTACAGGCCTGGAGGAATCCACGGACTCAGCAGTGGGAAACCCCAGCACCCTGGGATCCAACCTATCGGCAAATGAAACCGGTACTAGAACTCGTGCCACGAGAACAAGTTAAATCGCGGACGCGATAAGAGTGTACTTTACTGGAATGATGTAAAGCGAACcaattttgtttgttttAGTACACAGATTTCGCTTAGCTTTTCTCGCACCAGAAACAATAAGCATACAGGATTATGTATTAGCATGCAGACTCCGTTGCTAGCTTATGCGAAAGCCATGTTCGACACTCCTGTTGTACTTGTTGCGCCTCCGGAAAACCTGCAGTACCTAGTCCAAGATAGGCGTGAGGGAGATTCGCGACAGCGCGGAGTTCCGATTCGACCCCAAGATAGCATaactttttgttgaaagcGACAGAATCATCCAGGAGAGGATCATTGGAGCCCGCGAACAGCAAAGTCGGAGGAAAGCGGCGTAAGCAGTCGTCAGCAGCGTATATGGGAGATACCAGAGGatttttcttgctgattcCCGACTCCGAAGGCAAATATGCGTCAGAAATTGCGGAGATCAAACCGCTCGGGAGGACGGGATCGTCGGTACCAGCGACCCGAGAGAGAGTTAAGTCGAGAGAGAGGTTCAGCACCGCGCACGAGAGCATAAGCGCGTCTGGGAGGCGCAAGGAAGGTGGTGTTTCCTTCTCGATATAATCCATGGACGTATCTGAGACGTTTCGTTTGCCCCCCGTAGCGGTCATACTCACATTCGTATGTATTTCATCTCTTTCCATGCAGATCTTCACGCAGAGAGCGGCAGCCAAGTTGCCTCCGGCGGATTCGCCTGTCACCACGATGCGATTTACTTCAAAACCAAGACTCTTGACGGAGTCGCCCCATAATAACGATCGATAAACGTCTTCTACTTGGTGCAACGCGTCCGGAAAGGCATGTTCAGGCAGTAAACAATATTCGGGACAAATAACGACAGCTCCAGTAGCCGCACTCCAATCCAATAAAAAAGGCAAATCGGAAGCAATAATGTGTGCGAAGAAACCACCGCCAGTTAGATGAAATATGACGTCGCGCTGGCGATGGCGATCGGACGAAGCAGCAAAGGGCTTGGGACTTTGTATTGAGTCCGGATTGTGTTCCGTGCCCTCGTCGATTGTAGACAGCGCATTAGACTGCATTTTACGCCGACCCAAAAGGCGTTGCGCCCTCCGAATCGCAGCCGCCAGTTCTGGGGCAGGTTCCTTGGACAGGATGAAACAGGACACGCCACAAATCTCGATACGATCCGCAACAGAAGCACCCTTAATCAAACGGGAGGCCTGTAGCGACAAGCTTTTAATCGCTGGTAGCGAGACCATTCCCCATGCATTCTGGATCAAAGATCGTGCCGAATCAGACGAAGATGTCACTTCGTGTGCCTTGCGGTTTGCTCCAATCAGGGAGTAAAATGAGGCTGCAGCAGCAGAGGCGATTGTGAGTTGCCACTTGCCTCGATCGGAGCCGGCACTTTTGCCAGTGTAAGTTATCGCCGTCCCAACCGAAGCATAAAATACATCCATGGCGCGTTTCAGCATCATGAAACGAAGTTCACCCTGTGAGTGCCAGAAGGAAGCCTAACGTGTGTAAACAGTGTGTAAGAAACCAGGGCAGCACTCATGTAACCTGGTATATACCGTTCTCCTGACTTACCCATGGGGTATCTCGAAATGCATAGCGTACCAGCTTCTGGGTTTTGCACGTGTCAAAGGCTGGCAAAGTAggagacgacgatggtgCATTGGACGACTTATCGTCCTTGGAAACATTAAATTGCAACATTGCCCATTGTTGATTCCATTCCTGTAGACTTTCCGAGCTATTTGCTATCCTTGACGCGATCCACAATTTCCCCCATCGTTTTCGAATTGCATTTGCCGAAGACATTAGCAAAACAAGTCCGCCCACGGCTTGGACTATTGTGACGCCCTCGCGTGCAGCAGCCCCCCTGATAGCCAAGAGTGTTCTCGGGAATGCGGTCGCTGCTGTCCTCGCCCCAGCAAATCCTACTGTCGCGATTATCCACCACGAAAAGTAACCAGGAGTGTTCGTTAATGCAATGTCCTTTCGCCGACCAAAGTTCGTCGAATTCCTTGCATCGTCAGTACGGACCAAACACAACTGTAGAATCACTACCAGCCGGAATAGAAGCGAATCTATTGAATTTCGGCTCTGGTAGTATGATCTGTACTGATCTTGTTGATGGTAGACATAAGCTTGTTCTGGATGTTCTTGATCCaaagcttgcttttcttgcAGAATACGCTTGAGGAGTTCTACCAACGACTGCAAATTGGAAGGATATACCCTCGAGCAAAGCAGTGAATGCACCGTTTTTGACGACGATACCTCGCGTCGTTCTCGTTCCAGAAGAAACTGAAAGTGTTCAAATAGAAGATGCTCTGTTGTCAGTAGGCAACCCCTCAAATCGGTAAGGGCCGGGTGCGTCCTTCGGGACGAATGTTCCGCGTCAATCACTTCTTGAATGGCCTTCAAACACTGATCCAGAAACGCAGCCGCGTCGAACGAATAGTGTGGCATATTCACAGAGTAGGAGTTAGAATCCTGGACGGCATGAGTTGATGTCAGACACCCGGGGTGACAAGATGATTTTGGccttttcacagtcaatgaaagCGATTTTGTTCCAAGTTGGAAAGGACTTCCGTAAAGTGGATGGAAAACGATGAGCTTTGACATCCTGCATCACTCGTCACCGTCTGCTTTCGATTTTCAGACTCGACATGTCTTCAAGACATCGTTGAATTATTTAGAGGTCACTCCCATTCGTTTCGGTAAAAGCATGTGTCGTTCATCGTTGGGAAATGTCTCTCGTTATATATCGCTCGGCATTGAAACTGTTACAGTATTTCATTCGTGCCAAGTTTAGCGACCCTGATCTTGAATTTTGTTTGTGTCTATGGTGCTATAAACAAGCGAAACACCGTAGGGGAGAAGTGATATGTAATGGTGTAGCGTAGAATTAAAGTTCATGGTAAgcgttttactgttaatatTAGCGACCTCGTTCAATAAAGAAATGCACCAGACACGGGCCATGTATAAAGGTGAACTACAATATCTCTTTGATTGCTTCAGAGCCGAGGTGGCATCGTGTCCGGCTGAGAGAACGAAAATCCTTGCGCTACCGTCGTAGTTTGTCCAGGAGTGCCTCTCTGAGGGATGGTGTCCGGCGTCAAATCAGTTTGGCGGAGATCCTCGGCTTGAACATCGCCGAGCGCCATGTTTCCCCATACATCCAAGCCGGATAAACTAAGCGCCCGACCGTACCCTCGCCCGGCGTCGGAAGCTTGACGGATTTGAGGTTGATCGGGTGCGGATATCAGGTAATTATTGGACATTGCCGATCCAATGGAGGCTGATGATACAAGCTGGCCATCGCCACCCGTGAACCCTGCACTCGCAAGGGCTTGTTCTTGACGCTGCACAACTTTGCGCAGCTCAGATATCTGCTCCACCAAATCCTCTGTTTTTTCGCCGCCTGCTCCTGATTCTTGCGTCTTTCTCGCGTATCGAAGAATGTCTGAAACCACAACATCTGTGGAAAGGGCATTGTGATACAGCAACCATGTCTGGATCATTCCGGGGAGCTGGAGAGCCCCGAGAATGAAAAGAGGGATAAAGATGAGATGAGCACAGACAATATCGTGAAGCCAGTAAAGGTACTTCACAATCCTGAAACCAAATAGGAGACCTGCCAAGCATACAGCGCCGAGCCCATAGTAGGCCGCCATTCCGTAGCGAATGTAGTTGGTATCTTCAATAAAAAGAGTTATAATCCCTGCGAACATACCGGAGAAGATTAGGATGCCGATAGTTCTCCGTACAGGATATGGCATTGTGCGTTCATGAGCAGAAAAAATTCGACCGACGACTATGAGTACCGCCAAAAAGATGAGAATCTTTCCCACCCCTATTGTAGGCGGATTCAAAGTTATATCAGACCGGAAGAGGGCAGAACGGCGGATTCCCTCTCCGATCACAAGATACACAACAGCTTTGATGAGGTACAACAATTTGGAAGTCAGAGGAAGCTGTTTCCAGAAGGAATTCTCTTCATTGTACCACATAGACCAACTCTTCGAAGCCCCTCCAGAAGTACCCCGTATCCATTTCAGCCAGAGGCCATAGTCGCTAGTCACAACATTCCAGTCAAAGGTGAGGGGATTGAACCAAAACGGACTACACAGAAAGGATGCCGCGGCCAGCCACAGCGACCAAGTTCTCCCAGCATACTGTCCAGCATCGGTGTAAGTACCCATGAGAATTAAGCCCGCAGCAAGTTCCACTCCAAGGTAAAGATGGCTTGCTGCAAAAAAGCGAAACTGTTCATCCATCGGAGTGTGCTGCGTCACAAAACCTCGTCCTGTCGGCCGGTATTTTGCCCCGCCAACGAGAATTGTTTGCGCCATGTAAGTTGCCTTCGTCTGTATGTGGAACATGAAATGAAGAGGGCCACCGGTGAcaaagacgaggaagatctCTTGCATGCTGGCGAGCCAACCCCTCTCGACACCGAGAGTTGCAAACAGCGGAATCGTCTGCAAAAGACCCAAACCCCCTAGCAACATTTGGATCGTTCCCATCGGGGTAATAAGTCGCTGGCCAATTTTTTCAAGATCGTAGATAGCCAAAACTGTCATGAGGTATACCACAACGTAGACAGTAAAAATTGTCAGGACGTTGGAAAAGTAGTGGCCAATCCCACCATAATAAAAGGAGAGGAGACGACAGAAATCCAGGCGATTACACATTCGGTAAACATCACGGGAAAGACTCTGCTCTGCTGCTCCTTGACTCAGCTTTGCTTCGAATTTGTAGATTTGGCTCATTCCAACGTCGCGGCCCTTGCCAATTTGCACATACTCTTTGAATCCGACAGATCCACCACGTATAACGTTGTTGTATCCAGCGAAAATGTCCTCCGACAGGTTGATGCCCCGTGATGCTTTGCTCACACCGCCTCGTGTGATGAAGAATAGCTTGTCAAAAATATCGGGGTGACCATAGTGGAGACGGATATGCAGGGGTCGGGTAAGGACGCGTTGACCAAGCGTCACGAAAGAGATCTCCTGCAGAGCCATGTAATTCGCCAAAGAACTAACGCTGCCTGTGAAAATGTGCTCGCGTAGACCTAGAATGGTCGTTGGCAAAGGTCCCTCGCGTTTAGCAAATTCTTGTAGGCAATTTCGCATTTTCAGCGCCTCCTCAAAGTAACCTTCCTGGTTCATATCAATTGTCTGAACATATTCGCCTCTAGTAAATATCATTGCGTGATTCTGATTCTCGGGTTTTCCTTCACCTAGAACTGGATCTCCTGGAAGGCGAACCCTGTAGACCTCTTGAATGTTGCCTCTTCTATCACTTTTTACCAGAACAGAATAGAAAGCGCTTGCACCCGAGCGATTCAGACGAATATTGTCGATGTAGGCCACTCTCATAAGGGGAAAACGGTGCATCAACGCTTCGATATCGTCTGCTTTTGAGTCTTGATTTCTCTTCATTTTTCCGTACATTTGACATGATACAATGTATCCAAACTTTTCTCCCATAAGGTCATTCGTtgtgtcttcgtcgagtCTTTCAAGATTAGCCAACAGGCGAAGTGCTTTTTCACAGTACATCATACCATTGACGGTTCGAGAGAGTGTCTGGGCGCGGATACTCGCCCAACGTCTAGTTTCGTTTACGTACTTCTTCGACCACACCTTATCTTCGTCCTTGATACCTAATCTCTCAAGAAAGTTATTCCAGTCTGATCGATAAAGAGTCTGGAGATACAGCAATGTTGACACACCTAAGGCATCTGATCGCTTCTCAAGATCGTCTTTGCTGTACGTCACATCTTCCGAGTAATAAGGTGTAAGGACGTTCCAAGAAAACATGTCATGAATAGAGGGCGCGTTTGGCATATCCATGAAAAGCGAATTCACGAAGAAAGTCAAACGACGGCGGACCTCCTTTGACTTAGGCTCAGCATCATCTGGATGCATACAAACCAATCCGTGCATCTTCTTTAGTACAGCTTTAAATGTCTCGTTCTTCGACGCTACGTCAAGCTGTTCAGAGGCGTATGAATCGTCCCAAAAGAATCCGTTTTCCATACTCCCGAGGAATGTCAGACGATCAAGAACATCACGAGAGTCTTTGTTTGAAGCCGTATTCTTCAGCATGCCCTTCACGGCATGGGTTAAGCTTCGAAACTTGTCACGAACTTGATCTCTCAACGCGTCAATTATCTTTACATCGACAGACTCACGGACTTCGTGTTGATTTTTCATTTCGCGATTTTTGCTCTCGGCATCTAAGCTGCTTAACGATCCAGCACTAACAACACGGCGCACTCTCGATCTTTTCATAGTCGGCTTTGCTTCTGGAGCTCTCTTCGTTAGTGATTTCGGTCGAGTGGTCGGATTCCGCGTCACTATGCCGCGTTCGAGGATGCGGACCACATCAACAAAATGTTTCATGACACCTCTCATTGTTTCGAGCTTTAAACATCCAGACATTGTTTCTGATTCAATCCACTTGTTCATCATCGCAACGACGGCATGTATGTCCTTGCTGTGGACAGGGCCGAGCACTTGAAGAAAGATGAACGAGCCAAGCTCCCATACCTCCGCGACGGCCGTCTGCATTGTAACATGTGAAGCTATGGGTTTAAAAAAGCTCTCGTCGGTATACTCGCCAGTCCGTAGATCTTTGTATTCCTCGGCTGGTCGCTCAAGTTCAGAAAGAACATCATCAATAACCCCTGCGGTTTGAAATACAGGTAGGTATATCGCCTGACTAAACCCATCGAATTGACTAAACTTCAAGTTGTCACTTTCGGTGGTCGAGATTATGTCTTCTTCGCGAAAGTGGTCAATGATTTCATTCCATGCCGCACTAAACATTACCCACTTTTGGATACGAACGTCTAGTAGTCGATTGACATAGCTTTGCAACATGTGTGGGTCTGCGCCAAGAAGCGACGACCCTTCGGAGAGGTTGTTTCCAGACGAGGACAAGAAACTTGCAGAAGAGCCGCGACGACTTCCGGCATCCTGAGACAGCATCTTTTTACAAAAATGCTCCGGTGCGCGTCCAAAATTCATTCGAATGTCGTCTATTGAGCGAATGTCCCCGAGATGATCGGAAAATCCTACTGACGTTCCGGCGAACGCCTGCCATGCCGCGTACCAGATACTCATGTCAATCAAATATACGATGAACTGCGGGAGCCAGCGTAGACTCAACAACAGAATCATTTTTGTGAAGCTCTGGTTTGGGTAGTTCAAATAATCATCCGTCAATTGGAGGGAAGGAAGCACCATGGAGTGAACCTCAAAGACGTaggaaaagaaaagcttCCAAGCCATCAGCGTCGTCCAAAATGCAATGTAAACGATGGTGTGCCCAAACGATTCGTGAACCTCTTTGCCAACGTATAAACGGCTGAGGGGATAGAGTATGTTTAGAAATGACTGCACATAGTCGTTCTGACTCGTGTAGATACGGGTCGCTAGCGAGGGAATAATCTGCAAGAACATCTCGATGAAGTAAGGAATCATCACAAGCAAAGATAGCCAAACGTACTGCCACCACCAAAACGTTGAGTCGGCCTCGATACCTAAATGAATTCCTTTCTGTGGCGAGAAAGCCCACATCAAATAGAGTGTCTGGTAGACAAGAGTCAGAAAGCGAGCAGCCAACACAAACACCGAGCCACAGACATCGGTACCAGATAGTTGGATACCAGGGTAGCTGCCCCAAACTTCCAAAAGGGCCCAGCAAAGATGCAAAGCGTTGAAGATCCAGAATACGGCACTCGCAACTTGAAGGGAAAATACCCAACCCCAAACGAGTTCGCGAGAAAAAGCCACCACTCCAAGTAAGTAAAAGGTAACGATGTGCCACTCCAAAATCCTGTTTAGAGCTAAAATACCCCGGAGCCAAGAGCGCTTCTCCAGAAAGGTCTTGGGAGCTTTGCTGAGACCTTCCGCAATGGGAGGATAAAGCTCACCGTTCAATGGACCAGCAATGCCTCCGGTGCCCTCAATATCGTCCGCATCCAGGTTCTCCGAAGAATAACGAAACTGGAGACAGTTGCGGGACCAGAAGTACTCGTTAAAGTCATCGTAGTTCCGTTTATCGGGATGATCCGCATCAGACCTCATGTTCTAAAAAATATTCAACAAGGAATTCAGAATAAGAAACAAAAAGTAGAATAATATATTCGGTTTGCAACAAATTGCAGCCACGCCACATACCTTGGCCACGATGTCATAAATTGGTGTAATCACAAAGTCCAGAAAGTGTCCGGCGTACAAACTTCGCGTTTGCGTATATCCTTCGCTTCGAATGTACTCCTCCATGGTCTTGTGGTACAAGAACCAGACACACTCGGCCATGTGACGGAGATTGCACGCCTCGCCCCAAACGCAAAAGTAAAGAACCAAATCGACTACGCGACTGGCCACCGCTGGTGGCGCATTCATGGACGTattcattttggaaaagtttggCGAAACACCCATGGCTCGGCACCACTTGACGTAATTCGAAAAGACTTTGGCGTGCAAAGCGTGAATGGGACTCGGGGGCTGGACCGAAGGTGGAAGAATGTGTGAGCTCATATACCGCCGATTGTTGCTGAGCAAGATCAACAAGTGCTCTGCCTGGTTCCGAACCGAGGAATCCTGAAAGCCAAAAAAGTTGCCCAGATCTTCACACGCCGAGTACACCAGATTGGCGTACTCTGCCAAACGCGGAGGTAATTTACCCGGATCAAACATGTTGTAGGTATCCTGGTTTCCCGGCGGATCACGGTGAGGGGAAATCAGTGAGTTTTCTCGTCCcaatttgctgttgctgtccCCAATCGTAGTCGGTACGGCGGTGTAGTTATGCGATCGGAAGAGGCGCCATGGATTCAAGTCAGCAACGTGGCCGTCTCGATAAACAATCGAGGCCGCTACCAAAAGCGAAGAAGCTACCCACACGAGACCGTACAAGAGCTCCTTCGCAACGGATACATCGGGTGCGGTACCGTCGTCCGCGTGGGGATAGTAAGGGTAACCCCTCACAATGTCCATGAGGTAGGGCAACATGGGTTTGAGCACCAAACACGCGGCAACCGCACCAGCCTCCATAATGGTggccaacaacaagaaaaaggtcGAGTTGGTTCTGACGATATTGCAAAAACGCAAGCAATGTGAGAGATGGAGCGGACTTGCTTCCGTTGAACTCTACACGAGCCCGAAAGTGAGGGACGTACCGGGACGACAAAACAGCGGAGACAATCGCACAAACTACGCCCACCACGGGGAAAAAGTACGAGTTGGCCAGATGAAGGAAGCAACCTACGAGCAGGACGATGGCACTGCCGAAGCAGAATCCTGGAAAGATTACGGGCAGAAGCACACCAAGAGACAAACCGACAAGCGACGCGTTGATCGATAGAATGTATAGGAAGACCATGGCTGTGTCGGATCCGACTGGAACAAAGAGTGGTTCCAAGTACGTATATGTCAAAAATCCTGCAAAGACCGCCGAAAGAGTGCCCGAGAACAGTCGTTGTGTCCTGTGGTAGAATATTGAAATGGTGTCAGCTAAGAGGCAATAGGAGAAGCAGCAATTCGAGGATTCCGTTTCATTAACGTGCAACGAGCAGAAGCATCTGAAGGGATTCTCTGTCGGGACAAACTTACGAAGAGGCGCGACTCGCCAAGTAAGCAACACTCAAGGCGGCTAAAAACCGGATCGCCGGGTATCCCATTCTAGCAATCATTTCCATTGTCTCGTTGCCCCCGCCTCCAATGGCGTCGTCATCGGCTTGAGCTCCCCCCATGGCGCTACCTGGACGGCCAGAGGGTTCTTCCGATGTCAGCAGTCCAATCGGGAACGCTTGGCAGTATCTACCTGGACGGCACACCTAAGGTCGATGTACAAATAGAATTGTGGCTGGTGTTTTCGTGCTACGTTTGCCACCTTGTGAGGTGTAGACCAGATGAATAGCGTATCTGTTAGAGAGAGGCGTCGGGGAAAATGGTTTATAGAGTACGTGGGTAAAACGGGTGACGAACCCGGGCGGGGTCCGAACCGCTTCGTCGTCTGTTTCTACGGTTGTCCCGAACAATCGTGTTGACAGATGCGTATCGTCGATCTCGACCGTCGACCGATATCCACCGAGAGCGATCGACACTACCACGACATGCGACGATCACGGGTTGAATACAGTTGGGAAACACATGCGTCACAAAATGGGTCGCCCTTTGGAAGATACAGACAACTCCGGGTATGCCGCACATTCGTACCATCGAATAGATACGCATGTAGGTAGGTCTATTCAAAACCTACAGGTAGGGTTAATGTTTCCTTGGCCCGGTGGCGGATCATtttttgtcaaaaaggcACGAGTTAGACGGGTGGGTGACTTTGTTGCGTGGCGTCGGTGCGTTTGTTCGGCTTACGGCGAAAATCTCACCATGACGATACGACTCTTCCAATAGATTCTTCGGAAACAGAGTTTCCCTGCAGAAAGAGGATCCCGATCGAAAGTGAGCCGAAATTTTTTTGAGAGTACCTGCGATCTCTA
Encoded here:
- a CDS encoding predicted protein, encoding MGGCHYTTLGVTKNSSTEDIKAAFRKLSKETHPDVAGPKANPERFRQISEAASVLSSSKTRQIYDLKMEG
- a CDS encoding predicted protein, with translation MPHYSFDAAAFLDQCLKAIQEVIDAEHSSRRTHPALTDLRGCLLTTEHLLFEHFQFLLERERREVSSSKTVHSLLCSRVYPSNLQSLVELLKRILQEKQALDQEHPEQAYVYHQQDQYRSYYQSRNSIDSLLFRLVVILQLCLVRTDDARNSTNFGRRKDIALTNTPGYFSWWIIATVGFAGARTAATAFPRTLLAIRGAAAREGVTIVQAVGGLVLLMSSANAIRKRWGKLWIASRIANSSESLQEWNQQWAMLQFNVSKDDKSSNAPSSSPTLPAFDTCKTQKLVRYAFRDTPWASFWHSQGELRFMMLKRAMDVFYASVGTAITYTGKSAGSDRGKWQLTIASAAAASFYSLIGANRKAHEVTSSSDSARSLIQNAWGMVSLPAIKSLSLQASRLIKGASVADRIEICGVSCFILSKEPAPELAAAIRRAQRLLGRRKMQSNALSTIDEGTEHNPDSIQSPKPFAASSDRHRQRDVIFHLTGGGFFAHIIASDLPFLLDWSAATGAVVICPEYCLLPEHAFPDALHQVEDVYRSLLWGDSVKSLGFEVNRIVVTGESAGGNLAAALCVKICMERDEIHTNVSMTATGGKRNVSDTSMDYIEKETPPSLRLPDALMLSCAVLNLSLDLTLSRVAGTDDPVLPSGLISAISDAYLPSESGISKKNPLVSPIYAADDCLRRFPPTLLFAGSNDPLLDDSVAFNKKLCYLGVESELRAVANLPHAYLGLGTAGFPEAQQVQQECRTWLSHKLATESAC